A section of the Humulus lupulus chromosome 2, drHumLupu1.1, whole genome shotgun sequence genome encodes:
- the LOC133819589 gene encoding uncharacterized protein LOC133819589: MKRALPWSDNEDDSSSDESSSASETDRGSSKSAKIKPKVKSGNNRKTTSTVDFDALKRYGYKGGPSVLSVPPPKEPEEQNWSWSSGKEKREAKESEESFQERQKTRAALVQGEQLLGVLTRQEKESLREKEREKKNVSFSQKEKRKRELGQATRGKNYVEEEKRLLRDSGIYSGFDS, from the exons ATGAAAAGGGCACTGCCGTGGAGTGACAATGAAGATGATTCTTCCTCTGATGAATCATCATCAGCTTCAGAAACTGATCGTGGGTCTTCTAAGTCTGCCAAGATTAAGCCAAAGG TGAAATCTGGGAACAACCGCAAGACTACCTCTACGGTTGATTTTGATGCATTGAAGAGATATGGGTATAAAGGTGGACCATCAGTGTTGAGTGTTCCACCCCCAAAAGAGCCAGAAGAGCAGAACTGGTCTTGGTCTAGTGGTAAGGAGAAACGTGAAGCCAAGGAGAGTGAGGAGTCTTTTCAAGAAAGGCAGAAAACCAGAGCTGCCTTAGTGCAGGGAGAACAGCTTCTTGGTGTACTGACTAGGCAGGAAAAGGAGAGTttgagggagaaagagagagagaagaagaatgtTTCTTTCTCTCAGAAGGAAAAGAGGAAAAGAGAACTTGGTCAGGCAACCAGGGGAAAAAACTATGTTGAAGAAGAGAAAAGATTGCTGAGAGATAGTGGTATATACTCTGGTTTTGATTCTTGA
- the LOC133819590 gene encoding E3 ubiquitin-protein ligase UPL6 isoform X1, giving the protein MFFSGDPSTRKRVDLGGRSTKERDRQKLLEQARLERNKRYMLRQKNSAATKIQKCFRGRKVVAAERSKVREQFYGKYGKLCQNVDRNCFGLDSEFLRQLFYFFDARNAVDIETLMEICRFLQQLVQDSGDIVSLFAGMEYSSKHALVDYRVKQLAYLCIKALHQNRHHLKNQIFATPEESSTCTTMLLETVHLLIDPKLPWACKTVGYLLLKKAFSMFREIILTGKENLDIHTCLSKVSSLEQVLVLVSSHTGQKPCICPNIDARWSFSSQILTVPFLWKLFPGLKEALATRGLCQVYLHQMAIYVQNHANVLPSDVSNEFPGYACLLGNILETAGLALSQPDCVFEMAVDLAAVTTFLLETLPSMKSLNRETQDNMQIDDEVVAGDEQVEMVLNRGLEKQICNAIDPPFLLQFTNVLFGGISNVKGLHNDPDDREVAAVGAACSFLHATFNALPLEIIMTVLAYRTELVLVLWNFMKRCHENQKWMSLSEHFSYLLSGDGPGWLLPLAVFCPVYKHMLMIVDNEEFYEQEKPLSLEDIRCLIIILRQALWQLLWVNPTTPSNSVRSVSHNNTIKGNPVEVIQHRVSVVASELLSQLQDWNNRRQFASPSDFHADGVNEFFISQAVLENTRANDILKQAPFLVPFTSRVKIFASQLAAIRQKHSAHTVYTRNRFRIRRDHILEDAYNQMSALSEDNLRGPIRVTFVNEFGVEEAGIDGGGIFKDFMENITRAAFDVQYGLFKETSDHLLYPNPGSGMIHEQHLQFFHFLGVLLAKAMFEGILVDIPFATFFLSKLKQKYNYLNDLPSLDPELYRHLIFLKHYKGDISDLELYFVIINNEYGEQTQEELLPRGKDSRVTNDNVITFIHLVANHRLNFQIRQQSSHFMRGFQQLIQKDWIDMFNEHELQLLISGSLASLDVDDLRSNTNYAGGYHSEHYVIEMFWEVLKSFSMENQKKFLKFVTGCSRGPLLGFKFLEPLFCIQRAAGSATEEALDRLPTSATCMNLLKLPPYRSKEQLENKLMYAINADAGFDLS; this is encoded by the exons ATGTTCTTCTCAGGCGATCCATCGACTCGGAAGCGAGTCGATTTGGGAGGCCGGAGCACGAAGGAAAGGGATAGGCAGAAGCTTCTTGAGCAGGCTAGGTTAGAGCGGAACAAGCGATATATGTTGCGGCAAAAGAACTCTGCTGCTACTAAAATTCAA AAATGCTTCAGGGGGAGAAAGGTAGTGGCTGCTGAACGTTCTAAGGTTCGAGAACAGTTCTATGGAAAATATGGGAAACTTTGCCAAAATGTGGACAG GAATTGTTTTGGTTTGGATTCAGAATTTTTACGCCAGTTATTTTATTTCTTTGATGCTCGAAATGCTGTTGATATTGAAACCCTTATGGAGATATGCCGATTCCTTCAGCAATTGGTCCAAGATAGTG GGGATATTGTGAGCCTATTTGCTGGCATGGAGTACTCATCCAAGCATGCTTTGGTGGATTACAGAGTGAAGCAACTTGCATACTTATGTATTAAGGCTCTACATCAAAATAG ACATCATTTAAAGAATCAAATTTTTGCCACACCTGAAGAGTCAAGCACATGCACAACCATGTTGTTAGAAACAGTGCACCTTTTGATTGATCCCAAACTTCCATGGGCTTGCAAGACAGTTGGTTATCTATTGCTAAAAAAGGCATTTTCCATGTTTAGAGAGATCATTCTAACAGGAAAG GAGAACTTGGACATTCATACTTGCCTTAGCAAAGTGTCTTCGTTGGAACAAGTGCTTGTTCTCGTAAGCTCTCATACTGGTCAAAAACCCTGTATTTGCCCAAATATTGATGCAAGATGGAGTTTCTCATCCCAGATTCTTACTGTTCCTTTCCTCTGGAAGCTTTTCCCTGGTTTAAAAGAG GCTCTTGCGACAAGAGGTCTGTGCCAAGTTTACCTTCATCAGATGGCAATCTACGTGCAAAATCATGCTAATGTGCTTCCTAGTGATGTATCAAATGAGTTTCCTGGTTATGCCTGCCTTCTTGGAAATATATTAGAAACTGCAGGACTTGCATTATCTCAGCCTGATTGCGTTTTTGAAATG GCTGTAGACCTTGCTGCTGTTACAACGTTCTTGTTGGAGACACTTCCTTCAATGAAATCTTTAAATAGAGAAACTCAAGACA ATATGCAGATTGATGACGAAGTCGTGGCAGGTGATGAGCAAGTGGAAATGGTTTTGAATAGGGGTTTGGAGAAACAAATTTGTAATGCTATTGATCCACCCTTTCTTCTACAATTT ACAAATGTTTTGTTTGGAGGAATTTCAAATGTCAAGGGTTTGCATAATGATCCAGATGACAGGGAGGTTGCAGCTGTTGGTGCAGCTTGTTCTTTTCTGCATGCCACTTTCAATGCATTGCCTCTTGAAATAATTATGACTGTGCTGGCTTATAGAACTGAACTTGTTCTAGTGCTCTGGAATTTTATGAAGCGGTGTCATGAGAACCAGAAATGGATGTCCTTGTCTGAACATTTCTCATATCTTTTGTCGGGAGATGGACCTGGTTGGCTCTTACCTCTGGCTGTTTTCTGTCCCGTGTACAA GCACATGCTCATGATAGTTGATAATGAGGAGTTCTATGAACAAGAGAAGCCACTTTCACTGGAGGATATCAGATGCCTGATTATTATACTAAGACAG GCCTTATGGCAGCTTCTATGGGTGAATCCTACAACTCCTTCAAATTCTGTGAGATCTGTCAGCCACAATAATACTATTAAGGGAAACCCAGTGGAAGTCATTCAACACAGGGTTAGTGTTGTAGCCTCTGAGCTTCTCTCTCAG TTGCAAGATTGGAACAACAGAAGGCAGTTTGCATCTCCTAGTGACTTCCATGCTGATGGGGTCAATGAGTTCTTTATTTCACAG GCTGTATTAGAAAATACCCGTGCGAATGACATATTGAAGCAAGCTCCCTTTCTTGTTCCTTTTACGAGCAGGGTGAAAATATTCGCT TCACAATTGGCAGCAATTAGGCAGAAGCATAGTGCTCATACTGTTTATACCAGAAATCGCTTTAGAATACGGAGGGATCACATTCTGGAAGATGCTTATAATCAGATGAGTGCTTTATCTGAGGATAACCTTCGTGGACCG ATTCGTGTAACCTTTGTAAATGAATTTGGAGTTGAGGAGGCTGGCATTGACGGTggagggattttcaaagatttcaTGGAGAATATCACTCGAGCTGCCTTTGATGTGCAGTATGGGCTATTTAAG GAAACATCTGATCACTTGCTTTACCCTAATCCCGGTTCTGGAATGATACATGAACAACAtctccaattttttcattttcttggAGTTCTTCTGGCAAAG GCGATGTTTGAAGGGATTCTTGTTGATATACCATTTGCAACATTCTTCTTAAGCAAACTAAAACAAAA GTACAACTACTTAAATGATTTGCCTTCCTTGGACCCAGAATTGTATCGGCATCTCATTTTCTTAAAG CATTACAAGGGGGACATATCGGATTTAGAACTGTACTTTGTcattataaataatgaatatggaGAGCAAACACAAGAAGAACTACTTCCAAGGGGAAAAGATTCACGTGTCACTAACGACAATGTTATTACATTTATTCATCTAGTTGCTAATCACCGATTGAATTTTCAG ATACGCCAACAAAGTTCTCATTTTATGAGGGGGTTTCAGCAGCTTATACAAAAAGATTGGATTGATATGTTTAATGAGCATGAACTGCAG CTTCTGATATCAGGTTCACTTGCAAGCTTGGATGTTGATGATTTACGATCAAATACCAACTATGCTGGTGGCTATCATAGT GAGCATTATGTCATTGAGATGTTCTGGGAAGTTCTGAAAAGCTTCTCAATGGAAAATCAGAAGAAGTTTCTTAA GTTTGTGACCGGGTGCTCTCGAGGACCACTGCTTGGATTCAAATTTCTTGAGCCACTGTTTTGTATACAGAG GGCGGCTGGGAGTGCTACTGAAGAAGCTCTTGACCGATTACCAACATCAGCTACTTGTATGAACCTTCTAAAGCTTCCACCTTATAGAAG CAAGGAGCAACTAGAAAATAAACTGATGTACGCAATCAATGCTGATGCTGGTTTTGATTTGAGCTGA
- the LOC133819590 gene encoding E3 ubiquitin-protein ligase UPL6 isoform X2 — MKHKCFRGRKVVAAERSKVREQFYGKYGKLCQNVDRNCFGLDSEFLRQLFYFFDARNAVDIETLMEICRFLQQLVQDSGDIVSLFAGMEYSSKHALVDYRVKQLAYLCIKALHQNRHHLKNQIFATPEESSTCTTMLLETVHLLIDPKLPWACKTVGYLLLKKAFSMFREIILTGKENLDIHTCLSKVSSLEQVLVLVSSHTGQKPCICPNIDARWSFSSQILTVPFLWKLFPGLKEALATRGLCQVYLHQMAIYVQNHANVLPSDVSNEFPGYACLLGNILETAGLALSQPDCVFEMAVDLAAVTTFLLETLPSMKSLNRETQDNMQIDDEVVAGDEQVEMVLNRGLEKQICNAIDPPFLLQFTNVLFGGISNVKGLHNDPDDREVAAVGAACSFLHATFNALPLEIIMTVLAYRTELVLVLWNFMKRCHENQKWMSLSEHFSYLLSGDGPGWLLPLAVFCPVYKHMLMIVDNEEFYEQEKPLSLEDIRCLIIILRQALWQLLWVNPTTPSNSVRSVSHNNTIKGNPVEVIQHRVSVVASELLSQLQDWNNRRQFASPSDFHADGVNEFFISQAVLENTRANDILKQAPFLVPFTSRVKIFASQLAAIRQKHSAHTVYTRNRFRIRRDHILEDAYNQMSALSEDNLRGPIRVTFVNEFGVEEAGIDGGGIFKDFMENITRAAFDVQYGLFKETSDHLLYPNPGSGMIHEQHLQFFHFLGVLLAKAMFEGILVDIPFATFFLSKLKQKYNYLNDLPSLDPELYRHLIFLKHYKGDISDLELYFVIINNEYGEQTQEELLPRGKDSRVTNDNVITFIHLVANHRLNFQIRQQSSHFMRGFQQLIQKDWIDMFNEHELQLLISGSLASLDVDDLRSNTNYAGGYHSEHYVIEMFWEVLKSFSMENQKKFLKFVTGCSRGPLLGFKFLEPLFCIQRAAGSATEEALDRLPTSATCMNLLKLPPYRSKEQLENKLMYAINADAGFDLS; from the exons ATGAAACAT AAATGCTTCAGGGGGAGAAAGGTAGTGGCTGCTGAACGTTCTAAGGTTCGAGAACAGTTCTATGGAAAATATGGGAAACTTTGCCAAAATGTGGACAG GAATTGTTTTGGTTTGGATTCAGAATTTTTACGCCAGTTATTTTATTTCTTTGATGCTCGAAATGCTGTTGATATTGAAACCCTTATGGAGATATGCCGATTCCTTCAGCAATTGGTCCAAGATAGTG GGGATATTGTGAGCCTATTTGCTGGCATGGAGTACTCATCCAAGCATGCTTTGGTGGATTACAGAGTGAAGCAACTTGCATACTTATGTATTAAGGCTCTACATCAAAATAG ACATCATTTAAAGAATCAAATTTTTGCCACACCTGAAGAGTCAAGCACATGCACAACCATGTTGTTAGAAACAGTGCACCTTTTGATTGATCCCAAACTTCCATGGGCTTGCAAGACAGTTGGTTATCTATTGCTAAAAAAGGCATTTTCCATGTTTAGAGAGATCATTCTAACAGGAAAG GAGAACTTGGACATTCATACTTGCCTTAGCAAAGTGTCTTCGTTGGAACAAGTGCTTGTTCTCGTAAGCTCTCATACTGGTCAAAAACCCTGTATTTGCCCAAATATTGATGCAAGATGGAGTTTCTCATCCCAGATTCTTACTGTTCCTTTCCTCTGGAAGCTTTTCCCTGGTTTAAAAGAG GCTCTTGCGACAAGAGGTCTGTGCCAAGTTTACCTTCATCAGATGGCAATCTACGTGCAAAATCATGCTAATGTGCTTCCTAGTGATGTATCAAATGAGTTTCCTGGTTATGCCTGCCTTCTTGGAAATATATTAGAAACTGCAGGACTTGCATTATCTCAGCCTGATTGCGTTTTTGAAATG GCTGTAGACCTTGCTGCTGTTACAACGTTCTTGTTGGAGACACTTCCTTCAATGAAATCTTTAAATAGAGAAACTCAAGACA ATATGCAGATTGATGACGAAGTCGTGGCAGGTGATGAGCAAGTGGAAATGGTTTTGAATAGGGGTTTGGAGAAACAAATTTGTAATGCTATTGATCCACCCTTTCTTCTACAATTT ACAAATGTTTTGTTTGGAGGAATTTCAAATGTCAAGGGTTTGCATAATGATCCAGATGACAGGGAGGTTGCAGCTGTTGGTGCAGCTTGTTCTTTTCTGCATGCCACTTTCAATGCATTGCCTCTTGAAATAATTATGACTGTGCTGGCTTATAGAACTGAACTTGTTCTAGTGCTCTGGAATTTTATGAAGCGGTGTCATGAGAACCAGAAATGGATGTCCTTGTCTGAACATTTCTCATATCTTTTGTCGGGAGATGGACCTGGTTGGCTCTTACCTCTGGCTGTTTTCTGTCCCGTGTACAA GCACATGCTCATGATAGTTGATAATGAGGAGTTCTATGAACAAGAGAAGCCACTTTCACTGGAGGATATCAGATGCCTGATTATTATACTAAGACAG GCCTTATGGCAGCTTCTATGGGTGAATCCTACAACTCCTTCAAATTCTGTGAGATCTGTCAGCCACAATAATACTATTAAGGGAAACCCAGTGGAAGTCATTCAACACAGGGTTAGTGTTGTAGCCTCTGAGCTTCTCTCTCAG TTGCAAGATTGGAACAACAGAAGGCAGTTTGCATCTCCTAGTGACTTCCATGCTGATGGGGTCAATGAGTTCTTTATTTCACAG GCTGTATTAGAAAATACCCGTGCGAATGACATATTGAAGCAAGCTCCCTTTCTTGTTCCTTTTACGAGCAGGGTGAAAATATTCGCT TCACAATTGGCAGCAATTAGGCAGAAGCATAGTGCTCATACTGTTTATACCAGAAATCGCTTTAGAATACGGAGGGATCACATTCTGGAAGATGCTTATAATCAGATGAGTGCTTTATCTGAGGATAACCTTCGTGGACCG ATTCGTGTAACCTTTGTAAATGAATTTGGAGTTGAGGAGGCTGGCATTGACGGTggagggattttcaaagatttcaTGGAGAATATCACTCGAGCTGCCTTTGATGTGCAGTATGGGCTATTTAAG GAAACATCTGATCACTTGCTTTACCCTAATCCCGGTTCTGGAATGATACATGAACAACAtctccaattttttcattttcttggAGTTCTTCTGGCAAAG GCGATGTTTGAAGGGATTCTTGTTGATATACCATTTGCAACATTCTTCTTAAGCAAACTAAAACAAAA GTACAACTACTTAAATGATTTGCCTTCCTTGGACCCAGAATTGTATCGGCATCTCATTTTCTTAAAG CATTACAAGGGGGACATATCGGATTTAGAACTGTACTTTGTcattataaataatgaatatggaGAGCAAACACAAGAAGAACTACTTCCAAGGGGAAAAGATTCACGTGTCACTAACGACAATGTTATTACATTTATTCATCTAGTTGCTAATCACCGATTGAATTTTCAG ATACGCCAACAAAGTTCTCATTTTATGAGGGGGTTTCAGCAGCTTATACAAAAAGATTGGATTGATATGTTTAATGAGCATGAACTGCAG CTTCTGATATCAGGTTCACTTGCAAGCTTGGATGTTGATGATTTACGATCAAATACCAACTATGCTGGTGGCTATCATAGT GAGCATTATGTCATTGAGATGTTCTGGGAAGTTCTGAAAAGCTTCTCAATGGAAAATCAGAAGAAGTTTCTTAA GTTTGTGACCGGGTGCTCTCGAGGACCACTGCTTGGATTCAAATTTCTTGAGCCACTGTTTTGTATACAGAG GGCGGCTGGGAGTGCTACTGAAGAAGCTCTTGACCGATTACCAACATCAGCTACTTGTATGAACCTTCTAAAGCTTCCACCTTATAGAAG CAAGGAGCAACTAGAAAATAAACTGATGTACGCAATCAATGCTGATGCTGGTTTTGATTTGAGCTGA